The following proteins are co-located in the Paenibacillus sp. JNUCC32 genome:
- a CDS encoding rhodanese-related sulfurtransferase: MSEQQNYQILLYYKFVQIPDPEAFKDEHLQYCKDLGLKGRILVASEGINGTVSGTVEQTEQYMQDMHANPLFADMVFKIDPSEGHAFKKMFVRHREELVTFRVEDELDPNVVSGKRLSPQEFFEHLQRDDVIVIDGRNDYEYDIGHFRNAIRPEVQSFREFPEWIRENLSEHKDKTILTYCTGGIRCEKLTGFMLKEGFKDVAQLEGGIVTYGKDPEVQGRLFDGKCYVFDERISVPINQTDEDVIVGKCHHCGKPEDRYINCDNDACHLQHVCCEECEELHHGCCSAECEEIVAASHNAS; the protein is encoded by the coding sequence ATGTCAGAGCAACAGAACTATCAGATCCTTCTCTATTATAAATTTGTTCAAATCCCGGACCCTGAAGCGTTCAAAGACGAGCATCTGCAATACTGCAAAGATCTCGGGCTTAAAGGACGCATCCTGGTTGCCTCCGAAGGCATCAATGGTACGGTATCCGGTACGGTTGAACAGACTGAGCAATATATGCAGGATATGCACGCCAATCCGCTATTTGCGGATATGGTGTTTAAGATTGACCCATCCGAAGGGCATGCCTTCAAAAAGATGTTTGTCCGTCACCGCGAAGAACTCGTTACGTTCCGTGTCGAGGATGAACTCGACCCTAACGTGGTCAGCGGAAAACGCCTATCGCCCCAGGAATTCTTTGAACACTTGCAGCGCGATGATGTCATCGTCATCGACGGACGGAATGATTATGAGTATGATATCGGCCATTTCCGCAATGCGATAAGACCCGAGGTCCAATCCTTCCGGGAGTTTCCGGAATGGATTCGCGAGAACCTGAGCGAGCACAAGGATAAAACCATCCTGACTTACTGCACAGGGGGCATCCGCTGCGAGAAGCTGACCGGCTTTATGCTCAAGGAAGGCTTCAAAGACGTTGCCCAGCTTGAGGGCGGCATTGTCACCTACGGGAAAGATCCTGAAGTACAGGGCCGTCTCTTCGACGGAAAATGTTATGTATTTGATGAGCGCATTTCCGTTCCGATCAATCAAACGGACGAGGATGTTATCGTGGGCAAATGCCATCATTGCGGAAAGCCCGAAGATCGGTACATCAACTGCGACAATGACGCCTGCCACCTGCAGCATGTGTGCTGCGAAGAGTGTGAGGAGCTTCATCATGGCTGCTGCTCCGCGGAGTGCGAAGAAATTGTTGCTGCAAGCCACAATGCTTCCTAA
- a CDS encoding SDR family oxidoreductase codes for MTTNQRLDGKVAIVTGAGSGIGRAAALLMAEQGAKLLLIDIDRERVEKVKKTIEDGGGEVLTGNCDISKAESLKDCFSQATEQWGKIDIVFANAGINGTKAPIEIMELDEWDATINTNLRGTFATVKYAIPYLKDHGGSIIITSSINGNRVFTGFGFSAYSTTKAGQVAFMKMAALELARYKIRVNAICPGAIATNIDESTIAKPELDEVTIPIEYPEGDQPLADGPGQPSQVAQLVAFLASDDASHITGTEIYIDGAESLIH; via the coding sequence ATGACAACAAATCAACGTTTGGATGGTAAAGTAGCCATCGTTACCGGTGCTGGTTCCGGAATCGGCCGGGCCGCAGCCCTTCTTATGGCAGAGCAAGGAGCTAAACTCCTGTTGATCGACATCGATCGTGAACGCGTAGAGAAAGTGAAGAAGACCATAGAAGATGGCGGGGGCGAAGTGCTCACGGGCAACTGCGATATTTCCAAAGCGGAATCGCTGAAGGATTGCTTCAGTCAAGCCACCGAGCAGTGGGGAAAGATTGATATCGTATTTGCGAATGCCGGTATTAATGGGACCAAAGCTCCGATCGAGATCATGGAGCTGGATGAATGGGATGCTACCATTAACACGAATTTGAGAGGAACGTTTGCTACGGTAAAATACGCGATTCCTTACTTAAAGGATCATGGCGGCAGCATCATCATTACGAGCTCCATTAACGGAAACCGGGTATTTACCGGGTTTGGTTTCTCCGCATACAGCACCACGAAGGCGGGACAGGTGGCCTTCATGAAGATGGCGGCGCTGGAGCTCGCCCGTTACAAAATCCGGGTGAACGCTATTTGCCCAGGTGCGATTGCAACGAATATTGATGAGAGCACCATTGCGAAGCCGGAGCTGGACGAGGTGACGATTCCGATTGAATACCCTGAGGGAGACCAGCCTTTGGCGGACGGACCGGGACAGCCATCACAGGTTGCTCAGCTCGTAGCCTTTCTGGCATCGGATGATGCTTCCCATATTACCGGTACGGAAATTTATATCGATGGTGCGGAATCCCTCATCCATTGA
- a CDS encoding lactonase family protein, with protein sequence MANPSQRTLLFTGAYAEDNQSGVCVYEFNEDSGELKLLDEVSGIKNPTFLNVDPDNGRLYAIGEIADQGGKAAEVISFEIDPEAGKLTELNRTRSVSSSTCHIQRDESSKYLIVSSYHGGLVGLHSIDENGQAGKLLDEKKHTDLVTVRDDQQSRAHSAFYSPDGQYVFVQDLGLDKILAYTINENKQELSFHGETQLDAGVGPRHLAFHPSGAYAYVINELNSSVTVLRYNQEAGRLEVLETVSTLPADFDGESYCAEIAVSPDGKTVYGSNRGHDSIVVFNVHEDTGRLSPVQYISTEGGHPRHFTLMPGGKFLIVANRDGNNLVLFNVNPEDGKLDFTGYTVSQSKPVCVKPAVFQQ encoded by the coding sequence ATGGCGAATCCATCACAGCGCACACTGCTGTTTACAGGTGCGTATGCGGAAGATAATCAAAGCGGGGTATGTGTTTATGAATTTAACGAGGACAGCGGCGAGCTGAAGCTGCTTGATGAAGTATCCGGCATTAAAAATCCCACTTTCTTGAACGTCGATCCGGATAACGGACGTTTGTATGCCATCGGCGAAATTGCAGATCAAGGCGGCAAAGCAGCCGAGGTCATCAGCTTTGAAATTGACCCGGAGGCCGGCAAACTGACCGAATTGAATCGTACCCGCAGTGTCAGCAGCTCCACTTGCCACATTCAGCGTGATGAATCCAGCAAGTATCTGATTGTTTCGAGTTATCATGGAGGCCTGGTAGGTCTTCATTCGATCGATGAGAATGGACAAGCCGGCAAACTGCTGGATGAGAAGAAACATACGGATCTCGTGACAGTGCGTGATGATCAGCAATCCAGAGCGCACTCGGCATTTTACAGTCCGGATGGTCAATATGTGTTCGTACAGGACTTGGGATTGGACAAGATTCTTGCATATACGATAAATGAGAATAAGCAAGAGCTGAGCTTTCACGGCGAAACCCAGCTGGACGCGGGCGTAGGGCCCCGTCATTTGGCTTTCCATCCCAGCGGTGCCTATGCTTATGTCATCAACGAGCTGAATTCCAGTGTCACGGTTCTTCGCTACAATCAAGAAGCGGGACGTTTAGAGGTGCTGGAAACGGTATCGACACTGCCTGCGGATTTTGACGGGGAGAGCTATTGTGCCGAAATCGCCGTGTCCCCGGATGGCAAAACGGTATACGGATCGAACCGCGGACACGACAGCATTGTAGTATTTAACGTGCATGAAGATACCGGTCGTTTAAGCCCGGTGCAATATATTTCGACGGAGGGCGGCCATCCGCGTCATTTTACGCTCATGCCGGGGGGGAAATTCCTCATCGTTGCCAATCGGGACGGGAATAACCTGGTATTGTTTAACGTGAATCCGGAAGACGGCAAGCTTGACTTTACCGGGTATACGGTTTCGCAATCCAAGCCGGTATGCGTTAAACCTGCGGTATTCCAACAATAG
- a CDS encoding 2-oxoglutarate dehydrogenase E1 component: MKTLDRMTEGPWQKYHGPNLGYIQDQYEKFLQDPQSVEPGYRELFASWGPPPSLENNEKKADSQGQGVSYDPQLMKKGVAAGKLVWNIRTYGHLAADIDPIGIGNEADTRLLQPESYQLSQADLAALPAEIVWEEAPGDIKNGLEAIQRLLQLYTGSIAYEFSHVHDEEERKWLNQQAESGRYLSDMSVEERRGLLKKLLEAEQFEEFLHRTFVGAKRFSVEGNEALVPLLDEIVRQMAEADVNSILVGMAHRGRLNVLAHVLGKDYGKIFSEFMHSPNKHLVPSEGSMGINYGWTGDVKYHLGADRYLKKDEARQVRITLANNPSHLEYVNPVVEGFARAAQEDRSEAGYPKQDVNKALSIQIHGDSAFPGEGIVPETLNFNKLPAFRTGGSIHIIVNNRIGFTTEGKDSRSTHYASDLAKGYEIPIIHVNADDPEACIAVARLASDYRNKFKKSILIDLVGYRKYGHNETDDPETTQPLIYQKVKNHPTVSTIYMKKLVDGNILTQEQVDGLKNGVVEVLKNSYENVKTKDPVDQILLGLNPTDGKSKTEAATNVSAEVLRGINRELLQWPEGFTVYPKLQRILERRSNSLDEGEKVDWGHAETLAFATILADGKPIRITGQDAERATFAHRNLVLHDAVNGETFCPLHRLPQAKASFAIHNSPLTEAAVVGFEYGYNVYSPETLVIWEAQYGDFVNCAQVIIDQFITAGRSKWRQKSSLVMLLPHGYEGNGPEHSSARLERFLQLSGEDNWTVANLTSAAQYFHLLRKQASLTNTDDAKPLVVMAPKSLIRNPRVASPVNAFSEGGFQKVMEQPGLGQTPKKVERLVLCSGKIAIDLEDALDKQKGEDQSWIHILRVEQLYPFPKEEISRVMQKYPNLKEILWVQEEPQNMGGWSFMEPRIREIAPKGTEVRYSGRPERSSPASGYQDVHAYEQQTIISFALNRKTINQEISLGR, encoded by the coding sequence CCAGGATACCGCGAGCTGTTCGCAAGCTGGGGACCGCCTCCATCTTTGGAAAACAATGAAAAGAAAGCGGATTCGCAGGGACAAGGTGTAAGCTACGACCCGCAATTGATGAAAAAAGGGGTAGCTGCCGGCAAACTGGTGTGGAACATTAGAACCTACGGTCATCTGGCCGCAGACATTGATCCGATTGGAATCGGAAACGAAGCCGACACGCGTCTGCTTCAACCGGAAAGCTACCAACTCAGCCAAGCGGATTTGGCCGCCCTGCCTGCAGAGATCGTCTGGGAGGAGGCTCCCGGCGATATCAAGAACGGCTTAGAGGCAATCCAGCGGCTGTTGCAACTATATACAGGCTCCATTGCCTATGAATTTAGCCACGTCCACGATGAAGAAGAACGCAAGTGGCTCAACCAGCAGGCCGAATCAGGCCGCTACTTGTCCGACATGAGCGTTGAAGAGCGCAGGGGATTGTTGAAGAAGCTGCTCGAAGCCGAGCAGTTCGAGGAATTCCTGCATCGCACGTTCGTAGGCGCGAAGCGCTTCTCGGTTGAGGGCAACGAGGCACTCGTGCCGCTGCTCGACGAGATCGTTCGCCAAATGGCCGAAGCGGATGTCAACTCCATTCTCGTGGGTATGGCGCACCGCGGACGTTTGAACGTTCTGGCTCATGTGCTGGGCAAGGATTACGGCAAGATTTTCTCGGAGTTCATGCACTCGCCGAATAAACATTTGGTGCCGTCCGAAGGCTCCATGGGCATCAACTACGGCTGGACGGGCGACGTAAAGTACCATTTGGGCGCGGACCGTTACCTGAAGAAGGATGAAGCCCGGCAGGTTCGGATCACGCTTGCGAACAACCCGAGTCACCTGGAATACGTCAATCCGGTAGTAGAGGGCTTTGCTCGTGCCGCCCAGGAGGATCGCAGCGAAGCGGGTTATCCGAAGCAGGATGTGAACAAAGCGCTGAGCATTCAGATTCATGGCGATTCCGCGTTCCCTGGCGAAGGCATCGTGCCGGAAACCTTGAACTTCAATAAATTGCCGGCGTTCCGTACGGGCGGATCGATTCACATCATCGTGAACAACCGCATCGGATTCACGACGGAAGGCAAGGATTCCAGATCGACCCATTATGCGAGCGATTTGGCAAAAGGTTATGAGATTCCGATTATCCACGTGAACGCGGATGATCCGGAAGCGTGTATCGCAGTGGCCCGTCTTGCCAGCGATTACCGCAACAAGTTCAAGAAGAGCATTCTGATCGATCTTGTCGGCTACCGGAAATATGGCCACAACGAGACGGACGATCCGGAAACGACCCAGCCGCTGATCTACCAGAAGGTGAAGAACCATCCAACCGTCAGCACGATTTATATGAAGAAACTGGTGGATGGAAACATTCTGACCCAAGAACAAGTGGACGGTTTGAAGAACGGCGTCGTGGAGGTCTTGAAGAACTCTTACGAGAACGTGAAGACGAAGGATCCGGTTGATCAGATTCTGCTCGGACTGAACCCTACGGACGGCAAATCCAAGACGGAAGCCGCGACGAATGTATCTGCAGAGGTGCTGCGCGGCATTAACCGCGAGCTCCTGCAGTGGCCTGAAGGCTTTACGGTATATCCAAAGCTTCAACGCATCCTCGAGCGGCGTAGCAATTCGCTGGACGAGGGCGAGAAGGTGGACTGGGGTCATGCCGAAACGCTGGCCTTCGCTACGATTCTCGCTGACGGCAAGCCGATCCGGATCACGGGACAGGATGCCGAACGTGCAACGTTTGCCCATCGAAACCTGGTGCTTCACGATGCGGTTAATGGAGAAACCTTCTGCCCGCTGCACCGGCTGCCGCAAGCCAAGGCATCGTTCGCGATCCACAACAGCCCGCTGACCGAAGCTGCGGTCGTTGGATTTGAATATGGCTACAATGTGTACTCTCCCGAGACTTTGGTGATCTGGGAAGCGCAGTACGGCGATTTCGTCAACTGTGCACAGGTGATCATCGACCAGTTCATTACGGCGGGCCGTTCGAAGTGGAGACAGAAGTCCAGCTTGGTGATGCTGCTTCCTCACGGCTATGAAGGAAACGGCCCAGAGCACTCCAGTGCTAGATTGGAACGCTTCCTCCAGCTGAGCGGCGAGGATAACTGGACGGTTGCGAATCTGACTTCGGCCGCCCAATATTTCCACCTGCTGCGCAAACAGGCTTCCCTGACCAACACGGACGATGCCAAGCCGCTGGTGGTCATGGCTCCGAAGAGCTTGATCCGTAACCCGCGTGTCGCGTCGCCTGTGAACGCGTTTAGCGAGGGCGGTTTCCAGAAGGTAATGGAACAGCCGGGTCTAGGTCAAACACCTAAGAAGGTGGAACGCCTTGTATTGTGCTCGGGGAAAATCGCGATCGACTTGGAAGACGCGCTGGATAAGCAGAAGGGTGAGGACCAATCCTGGATCCACATTCTTCGTGTGGAACAGCTGTATCCTTTCCCTAAAGAAGAAATTTCCCGTGTGATGCAGAAGTATCCGAACCTGAAAGAGATTCTGTGGGTTCAGGAAGAGCCTCAGAACATGGGCGGCTGGAGCTTCATGGAGCCGAGAATTCGTGAAATTGCACCTAAAGGCACAGAGGTCCGTTACAGCGGACGTCCTGAGCGTTCGAGCCCTGCTAGCGGATATCAGGATGTTCATGCTTATGAGCAACAGACCATCATTTCTTTTGCCCTTAATCGTAAAACTATAAATCAAGAGATCTCATTGGGGAGGTAG
- a CDS encoding DUF1450 domain-containing protein — MGIVVVEICDSNLMSALELEHLEELYPEIAVLRADCMNLCGLCKLRPYALVNGKRVFAATTEECVEKIKAAIEAELAVFHDI; from the coding sequence ATGGGGATTGTTGTTGTGGAAATATGCGACAGCAACTTGATGAGTGCTTTGGAACTTGAGCATCTTGAGGAATTGTATCCCGAAATCGCTGTCCTGCGGGCGGATTGCATGAATCTTTGCGGTCTATGCAAGCTGCGGCCATATGCACTGGTGAATGGTAAACGTGTATTCGCGGCAACGACGGAAGAATGCGTCGAGAAGATCAAAGCTGCTATCGAAGCTGAATTGGCTGTTTTCCACGATATTTAA
- the odhB gene encoding 2-oxoglutarate dehydrogenase complex dihydrolipoyllysine-residue succinyltransferase yields the protein MSEITVPAMGESITEGTIFKWHVKEGDSVNIGDVLLELETDKVNLEISAESEGVVEKILRQEGENVTIGEVIGQISPQEGVPSASAPKAAEAPASVQTEAASAPAAEAPKPQAPVPAQNEEGAGLTASPSARKLARERGIDLDQVQGRDPIGRIYHDDVKNHNEAKPSAAPSKPAASTPAPAAQAPAAEYGKPVERTRMSRRRQTIANRLVEAQHTAAMLTTFNEVDMTAILDVRKRRKQAFQEKHDVGLGFMSFFTKAVVGALKRFPHLNAEIDGVDIVVKKFYDIGIAVSAKEGLVVPVVRDADRLGFAEIEKEIGNLAAKARNNALSLSELQGGTFTITNGGVFGSLLSTPILNTPQVGILGMHKIQLRPVAIDAERMENRPMMYIALSYDHRIVDGSEAVRFLVTVKELLEDPESLLLEG from the coding sequence GTGAGCGAAATTACTGTACCAGCTATGGGCGAATCCATCACCGAAGGAACGATATTCAAATGGCACGTAAAAGAAGGGGATAGCGTCAACATCGGTGATGTGCTGCTCGAGTTAGAAACGGATAAGGTTAATCTTGAAATTAGCGCAGAGTCTGAAGGCGTTGTGGAAAAAATCCTTCGTCAAGAAGGGGAGAACGTAACGATCGGCGAAGTGATCGGTCAAATTTCTCCGCAGGAAGGCGTTCCAAGTGCATCGGCGCCGAAGGCGGCTGAAGCTCCAGCCTCCGTGCAAACGGAAGCTGCTTCGGCACCCGCCGCAGAAGCACCGAAACCGCAAGCTCCGGTACCGGCTCAGAACGAGGAAGGAGCAGGTCTGACTGCATCGCCATCCGCACGCAAACTGGCTCGTGAACGCGGGATTGATCTGGACCAGGTACAGGGCCGCGACCCGATCGGTCGGATTTACCATGATGATGTGAAGAATCATAACGAAGCTAAGCCGTCTGCGGCACCTAGCAAGCCGGCAGCTTCAACGCCTGCACCGGCAGCACAAGCACCTGCTGCCGAGTATGGCAAACCGGTTGAACGTACCCGCATGTCCCGCCGTCGTCAAACGATTGCGAATCGTTTGGTCGAAGCGCAGCATACGGCTGCCATGCTGACGACCTTCAATGAAGTGGATATGACCGCGATCCTGGACGTGCGCAAGCGTCGTAAGCAAGCATTCCAAGAGAAGCATGACGTAGGGCTCGGTTTCATGTCCTTCTTCACCAAAGCGGTTGTGGGTGCGTTGAAGAGATTCCCGCATCTGAACGCCGAGATCGACGGCGTCGATATCGTCGTGAAGAAATTCTATGATATCGGTATTGCGGTATCCGCCAAAGAAGGGCTTGTCGTTCCGGTCGTTCGCGATGCCGATCGTCTTGGTTTTGCCGAGATTGAGAAGGAAATCGGCAATCTGGCTGCCAAAGCCCGCAATAACGCGCTGTCCTTGTCTGAGCTGCAAGGCGGTACGTTTACGATTACGAATGGCGGCGTCTTCGGCTCGCTGTTGTCTACGCCGATCCTGAATACGCCTCAGGTGGGTATCCTCGGCATGCACAAAATCCAGCTTCGCCCGGTAGCGATTGATGCTGAACGCATGGAAAATCGTCCGATGATGTACATCGCATTGTCTTACGATCATCGGATCGTTGACGGTTCCGAGGCGGTTCGCTTCCTGGTAACCGTGAAAGAGCTCCTCGAAGATCCGGAGTCGCTGCTTCTGGAAGGATAA